The following are encoded together in the uncultured Sphaerochaeta sp. genome:
- a CDS encoding YitT family protein — protein sequence MQHSHTGRLVIEALYLVLGTAVAGAAIALFITPARIASGGVNGVATILYHVTGFDTGLVMLLISLPLFFIGLRIFGRLYGAKSLAGTILLSLWVSLLGQLTNYDGILPYVDRMDTLLSAIFGGVLLGSGIGIVMRSGANTGGTDILAQIISRYTPLALGTALFLCDGLIIIAGALVFGLERALFAIITLYISGQMVNFMVMNLGTKYAKTAYIVSDRHEAIGKRIITELRHGGTLINGVGVFTQKERKLLLAVVHNQQINHLTQIVHEEDPKAFMFVHETYQALGEGFVPMRRIIKSEKQRSKQDRPKG from the coding sequence ATGCAGCACTCACACACCGGGCGCCTCGTTATCGAGGCGCTCTATCTTGTCTTGGGAACAGCAGTGGCAGGCGCAGCAATTGCCCTATTCATCACTCCTGCAAGAATAGCCAGTGGAGGGGTCAACGGCGTTGCAACCATCCTCTACCATGTAACAGGGTTTGATACAGGATTGGTCATGCTCCTGATCAGTCTTCCCCTCTTTTTCATAGGGCTGAGAATCTTTGGCCGTCTCTATGGAGCAAAGAGCCTGGCAGGAACGATACTGCTCAGTCTTTGGGTCAGCCTCCTGGGACAACTCACCAACTATGACGGGATATTACCCTATGTGGATAGGATGGATACACTCCTCTCAGCAATCTTCGGAGGAGTCCTGCTTGGAAGTGGTATTGGAATTGTAATGCGATCAGGGGCAAACACCGGAGGTACTGATATCCTTGCCCAGATCATCAGTCGCTATACACCACTCGCCCTTGGAACAGCACTCTTCCTCTGTGATGGGCTTATCATTATTGCAGGTGCGCTTGTCTTTGGCCTGGAGCGTGCTCTCTTTGCGATCATCACGCTCTACATTTCAGGACAGATGGTGAATTTCATGGTAATGAACCTTGGAACCAAATACGCTAAAACCGCTTATATCGTCAGTGATCGGCACGAGGCAATCGGAAAGCGTATCATCACTGAGCTGAGACATGGAGGAACCCTGATAAATGGTGTTGGTGTCTTTACGCAGAAGGAGAGAAAACTCCTGTTGGCCGTGGTACACAATCAGCAGATCAACCACCTGACCCAGATTGTGCATGAAGAGGACCCCAAGGCCTTCATGTTTGTACATGAGACCTATCAGGCACTTGGAGAGGGATTTGTCCCCATGAGACGCATCATCAAATCAGAAAAACAGCGGAGCAAGCAGGACCGTCCAAAGGGCTGA